CAAGACCACCGATCGAGTGTTGGGTTGCTACCTTCTCAATAATTCCTGCTCCCATCGTATCCATCCTTTCCCTGTGTTGAAAGTAGCCAATGTATTCTGCGCAGATAGGATCAGACGGGTTCACATATAGGCATGGTGTCCATGCAGATAATGCAACGAATGTATCTCCAGATCGAGTATTCACATTTTTAGTCTTTGCAGCAAAAGCAAGTCCAGCTGTTATAACACTGGTTGCAAATCTGATCCCGTGTTTCACTTTTTCGTGTTTAATTCTTTCTATTGGAGCCGCCAAGAATGGTGGATTAAACAAAAATGCATCTAGAAATACACCGGTCTTTGCCATCGTTTTTCCAGCAAGCATTGCCATTGCAGCTCCTAATGAATGACCGGTTAGCCAGATATTTGAGCTTCCAAATGTGGCAACCACATGTCGAACAGCTTGAATGGCTGTTTCAAAGCGAGATGTCTGATGAAGTCCATTTCTGATTATGTGGACATCCAATTCTAAATCTCGTGTAAATGCATCACCTTTGGTTAAGGTTCCACGGAAAGCAATAACAAACCGCGGgcttttatctttggaaccatCATCATAAGATTTTGAGGGTGCGAATTTATATATAGCACCAAAAATGCAGGAATCAACATCATCAACAAGCACGCGATATAACTGAAATTGGAAATATTTCCACCACGGAGGAGCAAAAGCTTGAGCTTCCTGCCGCTTTTCTTGCCGGTCTCGCTCTAGGATGTAGACACCCTGAACCAAACTCGCAGCCACTGATCGTCGATGAGCAACATTTTCCCTGCATTAGGTAGCAAATAAATGTCACCAGTAGTCAACTTTCAAGCAAGAGAAGTGTCGGGCAGGATTAGAGTGAGTAGTCCTGAGTAGTCTTGCCCAAAACAATAGCATTAAGCTTCATAATTTGGAAAAGATAAGAAAAGAATGCAGAGTTAAAGCTAATTTCAGCTCCTCCATTCTTTTTTCCTGCGTGCATCTATTTTGTTCATCGGGTGAAAGATCAAGGAAACTTGTTGCTGAAAGAGGACTGGTACACCACCCATTCTATTAACAATATCATGCTAATTTAGGCGCTTGCAGGCATGACATCTTCAAATCCTTAAAGAGAACTTGCCTCTCTCTTCTCACTTGGTAGATGCAGGGCCATAAAGGCAAAATCACCCCGTCCATCCCAAACCAACTTTCTCCTTTGACTATGCGCACAGGGATAGAATGTTGTATACCCTCATTCCGACACTAGATTAGATAGATCTAcccttatttatttactttttgaGAAACAGATCTACCCTTATTTATTCATATTTGAGATAAACATCTTGAAAAAGGGTAAAATATGGAGAGAAAATCTATTATTATAAAGGGGATTTTCTATGACATCCCATAAAGGAAAAGTTCAGAATCAATCTAGATTGGAGGTAGTAATTTGAGTATGAATCAAGCCATTTGATGTTTCGACATCTTCCtgttacaacccatattttcgtacatgaaagtatgccataagtgaattaatgaatgctcggGAAtgggatgttacatcccgcattttcggacattaaagtttcgtcgtaagttattCGACGCAAGCTCGGGAAtaaaattattttgaggttacaaatattatgctatttcaaacaagtgatgagtaaattggtgaagatgagagggtaagcaaatcgaagaaaatgaatttcgtcgaagtttgcccggtatttatggactagtaccctacaaggtaccacatgaccatgatagtgaggtgtataaggtatgttaaaagtgagtagtatttaagtgatttgagat
The DNA window shown above is from Nicotiana tomentosiformis chromosome 8, ASM39032v3, whole genome shotgun sequence and carries:
- the LOC104089508 gene encoding GDSL esterase/lipase At4g10955-like, with the protein product MATGNGILTTTKGQEEQNILISEREIFDLCGPLHLTAIDWENVAHRRSVAASLVQGVYILERDRQEKRQEAQAFAPPWWKYFQFQLYRVLVDDVDSCIFGAIYKFAPSKSYDDGSKDKSPRFVIAFRGTLTKGDAFTRDLELDVHIIRNGLHQTSRFETAIQAVRHVVATFGSSNIWLTGHSLGAAMAMLAGKTMAKTGVFLDAFLFNPPFLAAPIERIKHEKVKHGIRFATSVITAGLAFAAKTKNVNTRSGDTFVALSAWTPCLYVNPSDPICAEYIGYFQHRERMDTMGAGIIEKVATQHSIGGLVMNFMGKECDEPLHLIPSANLTVNVTPSSDFKEAHGIHQWWKPDLVVESKKHQFT